The genomic region GCTGCGGCAGACTCTTCGACCAGCGCAGAGTTCTGCTGCGTCATCTGGTCCAGCTGGTTGATGGCCACATTGATCTGTGCGATGCCTTGGCTCTGCTCCCGTGTGGCCACGCTGATTTCGTTGACGATGTCGCGCACCTTCTGGATGCTGTCGACGATCTGCGCCACGGTGGCCCCGGCTTCCTTGACCTGGGTGGAGCCCGTGCCCACCTCGCCCACGCTGGCGTCGATGAGTGTCTTGATCTCCTTGGCAGCAGAGGCCGAGCGCTGGGCCAGCGCACGCACCTCGCTGGCGACCACGGCAAAGCCCCGGCCCTGCTCACCCGCACGCGCGGCCTCCACGGCGGCATTCAGGGCCAGGATGTTGGTCTGGAAGGCGATGCCATCGATCACGCCAATGATGTCGGCAATGCGGCCCGAAGAGGAGTGAATGCGGTCCATGGTCTGCACCACGGTGCCCATGAGTTGGCCACCGCGCTGGGCCACATCCACCGCCGTCAGCGCCAGCTGGCTGGCCTGCGTGGCTGCGTCGGCACTTTGCTGCACGGTGCTGGTCAGTTCCTCCATGGCGCTGGCGGTTTCCTCCAGGCTGCCTGCGGTGCTTTCGGTGCGGGCGCTCAGATCCATGTTGCCTGCGGCAATTTCCTGGCTGGCGGTGTGCACACCATCCACCACACCGCGCACTTCCAGCAAGGTGTTCCGCAGTGCTGCACGCATGCGGTCCAAGGCCTGCAACAGGGCACCGGTCTCATCCCGGCTGTAGCCCGCCTGGGGGCGGCCCCGCAGATCCATCGACCCGATCTCCACGGCAATAGCGTGCGAACGGCGCACCGGCCCAACGATACTGCGTGACAGCAGCCACGCGAGCACGGCACCCAGCACCAGCCCCACCCCGGCGCTGATCGACAGCAGCCACAGGGTGCGTGAGCGCAAGGCCAGCACCTGGGCGCCGCGTGCATCCAGCTGCTGGCGCTGCAGGTTCACCACCTTCTGCACAGCTTCCTGATACGCACGCGCGGCAGGATCGAACTTTTCGTCAAACAGCCGGGCCGCAGCCGCTTCGTCACCCGCGTCCTTGAGCTTGGTCACTTCGTCACGCACCGTCTGGTAGGTCTTGCGGCGGGTGTTGACTTCCTCCAGCGCAGCACGATCGCCCGATGAGGTGAGCTGTTCGTCGATCAGCTTCTGAAATTCTCCGGTCACCCGCACGCTCTGCGCATTCGCTTCGGCAAAGTAGGCCTTCAGGCTGGGGTCCTGGCTCTTGGAGATGGCCGCGCGCCGCTGCACGGCGGCGTTGAGGTTCATGCTCCAGTCCACCGCCAGGCGCTCTGTGCGGGTGTTGCGCTCCAGCATCACTTCCACCTCCTGGCCGAGCTGCTGCAACATGGCAATGGCCAGTGCACTGGTGATAACCAGCAGGGCCAGGATGGCTCCCAGCACCAGCGCAAGCCGCTTTCCAATCGAGAGGTTGTTCATGCTTCGTGTCCTTCGGTACGGATGGGGCCGCATTCCAACTCGATGGGAAGACCTGCGCTTATTGCAAAAGATAGCTCTGAATCACAACGCAAAAAGACCGTGCAGCCCCACCAGTTACTGCACGGTTGGATGGTTATACAGACCTGCGCCTGTAGATGCCAGCGTTAAAACGTGTGCATCACCCCTGCAGAAACACCCGTGGCATTCGTCTTGTTGGCGGCCCCTTGGTATCCACGGCGCCACTGGGTCCGATCCAGCTCGGCATAGAGCTTGGTACGGCGCGAGAGCTTGTACTCGGCAAAGCCTACCCAGCGGCCGTAGCCGTCGTCTGCAAGGCCGGTACGGCTGCGATCCACCTTGTAGTAGCTGGCCACCAGGTCCACCTGGCTGGTGGCAGCCCATGTGGCACCTGCAGACAGCACGCGCTGCACAGTGAATTTGCCGGCAGCCGTCTCAGCCTTGCTTCGGCCCACATTGGCCGACAGGCGCCACGCACCCCACTGGTACGCAGCGCCGAGTGATGTGGCGTCCAGATCGCGGCGGTTCGCGTCCTTGAAGGTCTGGTAGGCACCGGAGACCGCCAGCCCGTCTGCGCCGTAGCCCAATCCCAGGCCACGAGAAGCCAGCGCAGAGCTGCTGCCTGCGACTTCGCCCATACCCAGCATGGCGCGGCCCGTCCAGGCACCCCAGCGGGCGGTGTACTTGATGGAATTGTCCAGGCGGTAGGAGCCGCTGTTGCTGCCCGCGCTGCCGTACTCGATGCCCAGCCCGTGCTGGCTCAGCGCCGTGACGCCGATGTTGGGGTTGAAGCTGGCAAAGCGCATGCCCAGAGGGTCTACGGGTGAGATGGCGTCGGCCAGCAGCGTCGTCTGGCGGCCCAGCGCCACGGTGCCCCAACCCGACTGCAAGCCCACCCAGGAGGCGCGGTCAAAAAACTTGCTGCTGTTGGCGGGCGCGCCCACGTCGGCATTGAGACCGCTTTCCAGGTTGAAGACAGCAGCCATGCCACCGCCCAGGTCTTCCGTGCCGCGAAAGCCCCAGCGGCTGGTGGTGTTGATGCCGCTGCCCACACTGTCCGTAGAGGCGGCTGCGGGGGCATGCGCCGCAGTGAGCCCGGTGGCATGGCGCACCCCCAGGTCCATGATGCCGTAAATCGTCACATTGCTGGTCTGCGCCATGGCACAGGTGCCCACCAGGGCAAGGCAGGCTGCTACTGTCTTTTTCATGAAGTCTCCTCGTTGTGAATCGTTGGTGCGCAGGGTGCGCGTGGCTTGGGATATCAGTCGGGTGTGAGCTGGGCCTTCTGCACCACACCGCGCCACTTGGTCAGCTCTTTGCTCACGGTCTGGGCCAGCACCTCGGGGGTACTGCCCTCCACCTGCGCGCCATGGTCTTCAATGCGCTTGGCCACGTCCTTGTCGGCCAGCGATGCCAGCAAAGCCTTGTTGAGCTGGTCGACCAGCGGCTTGGGCGTGCCCGCCGGTGCAAACAGGGCATACCACTGGTTGATGTCCACACCCTTGACACCCAGTTCCTCCAGCGTGGGAACCTGGGGCAGCAGCGGTGAACGTTTGGTACCTGCGACGGCCATGGCGCGCAACTTGCCAGACTTGACGTAGGGATAGGCTGCAAACAGGCTGGGGAACATCACCTGGGTCTGGCCGGCCATGGTGTCTGTCATGGCTGGGGCCGATCCGCGGTAGGGCACGTGGGCCAGCTTGGCTCCACTCTCCAGCTTGAACATCTCTGCAGAAAAGTGCGGGGCTGTACCGTTGCCTGCCGAGGCGTAGTTGTATTTGTCAGGAGCAGACTGCGACAGCCGGATCAGCTCAGCCACCGACTTGGCGGGCACCTGGGGGTTCATCACCATCAGGGTGGGCGATGTGCACACCATTCCAATCGGCTCAAAGCTCTTGATGGGGTCATAGCGCAGCTTTTGCAGCGCAGGGTTCATGCCATGCGTTGCGATGTAGCCGAACAGGATGGTGTAGCCATCAGGCGTGGCGCGGGCCACAAACTCTGACGCAATGGAACCATTGGCCCCGGCCTTGTTGTCCACAATGACCTGCTGCCCCAGCAGGGTGCTCATCTTCTGCGCCACCACGCGGGCAATGGCATCGTTGCCGCCACCGGCTGCGGTGGGCACCACCAGGGTGATCGTCTTTTCAGGGTAGGCAGCCAGCGCCGGACTGCTCCAGCCCATGCCCACCGTGGCTGCTGCTGCGAGCAGCGCCCCCATGGCGCGGCGGCGGCCAGCAGATTGCACTGCGACAGATGCGGCATGGCGAGTGCGGTGGAAAGGGATAGCTTGCATGTTTGTCTCCTGGTTGGAAATGCGGGCTCGCACGACGGGCGGCTTCCGCTCAAGGCAATGCGAAGCCATGCTTCGCGAAGGTGTGGACTGGCTCAGTGCGCCAGCAAGGCGCTGTCGGGTACGTACAAGGTGCCCTGCAAAATCTTTCGCGCTGTGCGGACCAGCGCGGCTTGCACCAGCGTGCACTGCCCCCCTTCCATGGCCAGCTCCACATCGACATGGATGCGTCCGGCGGGGTGCTGCACTTCCACCCGCTGCACACCGGCAACAGGTTGGGAACGAGGATCGGATGCCACCGTGCCGGGCAGCACCATGGCGGCAGCCACACCAATGGCTCCTGTGACCGCGTGCGACCGATGGCAGCGATGAGGCGTGAAATAGCGGGAAACAATGCTGCCCAGCTCTGCACCGGGGGAGACGATGACGGGCTTGGGCAGCACGCTCTGGGACACATCACCCATGCCCATGCGGTGCCCGGCCTCACGGCGTACGGACTCCAGCCGCTGCAGCAAGTCGGCATTGGCATCCAGCTGCGCAGGGGTTTCGGTGCCCTGCAAGCCCAGGTCAGCAGCGCGCACCAGCACCATCACCTGGGCGGCATCAATACAGGTCACCTGCAGCCCCTGGATGGTGTCAATGCGTTGCCCAGTCGGGAAGATCTGACCGGTTACCGCTCCCCACGCATCCAGGAAATTCATCAGCACCGGCGCTGCAGTGCCCTGCACGCCATCGATCTGTACATCGCCTTCGTAGCGCACATGGCCACCCGCTGTGCAAACCTGAACGTCAATGCGGGAGCCCGTATTGACGTTGAAAACGCGGACCTTGGTGGTAGGCCCTTCAGAGGCATTCACCAGCCCTTGCTCTATGGCAAATGGTCCCACCCCTGCGAGCATGTTGCCGCAGTTGGGTTTGGTGTCCACACGCGCTTCCTCCACACTGACCTGTGCAAACAGATAGTCCACATCACAGTCGGCATGCACTGAGCGCGACACGATGGCCACCTTGCTGGTCAGCGAGTTGCCGCCGCCCAGCCCGTCGATCTGCAACTCATGGGGCGAACCGAGGGCTGCAATCAGGGTCTTGTCGCGGGCTGCGGCGTCTTTGGGCAGCCAGTCCGCCAGGAAGAACGGCCCGCGGGAGGTGCCGCCACGCATCAGAACACAGGGAAGGGTGAAGCTCATGGACCGTGATGGTGCTGCCCCCGGTTCATTCTGTGAATTGCATTGTTGGCAATGATTGATGCACTGAACAAAATAATAAAATCTGCTTTAACAAACACCTTATCCTTTATGAATTGCAATTTTCAGAACATTTGATGCATTCAACGCATCAAATTGCTGATGCAGTACAAGGCCCATACATGAACAACAAATTCGATCTCGCTGATATCCAGGCCTTTGCCGCAGTGGCAGAACTGCAGAGCTTCCGTGCGGCGGCAGAGGCCATCCATCTGTCGCAACCCGCGTTCAGCCGCCGTATAGACAAGCTGGAGGAAGCGCTGGGAGTGCGGCTGCTGGACCGCACGACGCGCAAAGTCACGCTCACTGCCGTGGGGCGCGACTTTGCACGCAAGACCCGCGCATGGCTGGACGACCTGGATGGCATGCTGATGGGCCTAGGCGATGTGGCGGCACGCCGCATGGGTGAAGTGACCATCGCCTGCGTGCCCTCTGCCGTGTATTACTTCCTGCCGCAGGTGGTCAAGCGCTACCACGAGCGGTTTCCCAAGATCCGCGTCAAAGTGCATGACGCCAGCGCCAACGAGGTGCTGGTGGCCGTGGCGCAGGGCGACGCGGACTTTGGCCTCAACTTCATTGGCAGCCAGGAGGCTGAGATCGAATTCAAGCCTGTGCTGGCAGAGCGCTTTGTGGCCGCATGCCGAAGAGACCATGTACTGGCCCGGCGCAAGAAGGTGAGCTGGGCGGAGCTGGGTCAGCACGACTTCATGTCGGTCGGCAAGACCTCGGGCAACCGTCTGCTGATGGACCTGGCGCTGGCCAACGTGCCCGACCGGCCCCAGTGCCTGTACGAAGCCAAACACGTGACCACGCTGCTGGGACTGGTGGAGGCCGGGCTGGGTGTGGCCGCAGTGCCCAGCCTTGCCATGCCCGGCAAGGACCACCCCACGCTGGTCAGCGTTCCGCTGGTGGAGCCGGTCGTCACCCGGCAAATGGGGTTGATCAAGCGCAGAGGCAAAACCCTTTCGCCCGCTGCGCAACAGCTGTATGACCTGCTGGTGGCTACGCGTTCTGCGCGTCCGCGGAAGGCCGCCGGGGCATAAAAAATACAATTGGGGTAATGACTGCCCATACCAAACATCGCGTTGTCGTAGGCCTTTCCGGCGGAGTGGACTCCGCCGTCACTGCCTACCTGCTCAAGCAACAAGGCCACGAAGTGGTCGGCATCTTCATGAAGAACTGGGAAGATGACGACGACAGCGAGTACTGCTCGTCCAACATCGACTTTGTGGACGCGGCCGCCGTGGCCGATGTGATTGGCATCGAAATCGAGCATGTCAACTTCGCGGCTGACTACAAAGACCGGGTGTTTGCCGAGTTTCTGCGCGAATACCAGGCCGGGCGCACGCCCAACCCCGATGTGCTGTGCAATGCCGAGATCAAATTCAAGGCCTTTTTGGACCACGCCATGCGCCTGGGGGCCGAGAAGATTGCCACGGGCCACTATGCCCGCGTGCGCCACAACCCGGCCACAGGGCTGCACGAGCTGCTCAAGGGCCTGGACCCGAGCAAGGACCAGAGCTACTTTTTGCACCGCCTGAACCAGACGCAGTTGGCCAAGACCATGTTCCCCGTGGGCGAGCTGCACAAGACCGAGGTGCGTCGCATTGCCGAAGAAATTGGCCTGCCCAACGCCAAGAAAAAGGATTCGACCGGCATCTGCTTCATTGGCGAGCGGCCCTTCCGCGAGTTTTTGAACCGCTACATCAGCCACGCCCCCGGCCCCATCCTGGACGACCGAGGGCGCAAGCTGGGCCAGCATGTGGGCCTGAGCTTTTACACCCTGGGCCAACGCCAGGGCCTGGGCATTGGCGGTGTGAAAGAAAAAGGAGCCCAGCGCGGCGGCGGCGCGCACGAGCCCTGGTTTGTGGCCCGCAAAGACCTGGAGAAGAACACCCTGCGCGTGGTGCAGGGGCACGATCACCCCTGGCTGCTGTCACATCGGCTGGTAGCGCAGGACGTGAGCTGGTGCGCAGGCCACGCCCCCGCACCCGGCGCCTATGCCGCCAAAACCCGTTACCGCCAGCAGGATGTAGCCTGCAGCCTGACCGCCGCCCCCGAGGGCTTTGCCCTGGACTTTGTCGATGCGCAATGGGCGGTGACGCCGGGCCAGAGCGCGGTGCTGTATGACGGGGACGTGTGTTTGGGGGGGGGAGTGATCAATGCGGTGGAGCGCCCGGTGGAGGCCGCTCGCTGAGGGGGTGGCCCGCTGCGTACCCTGGCTTCGATGGGCTCAGCCTGAACGGGTAGGGGTGGTGCCAGGAGCTCCCTGCCCGCATTCCCCCACACGTATTTCCATCCCCGTATTTCCCGCCCTGTACTCCCCCACCCGTTCACGCTGAGCTTGTCGAAGCGCTGCGCAGAACATCAAATATGGCTCTAAGCATCGTGCAATAAGCGCAAACAGCTATTGTTTTAGGAGTATTTTGCGGCATGCCCCGGCTTCGACAAGCCCAGCCCGAACGGATAGGGTAGATGCCGTAGCTTTGACCAACCTAGCCCGAACGGGTGGTGTGGTGCCCCTCACTGCCCCGCCCACGCCCCCAACCCATCGCGCACCAACGACGCCTGCAAGGCCTGCTGTAGCGCCAGCCCGGCTTGCAAATCGGCCTCGCTAGTCTCGTAGTGCATGGCCACCAAAGACCCGGCCACGCGCGCATCGCCACCGTGCAGGCCCACCACGCGTTCGGCCAGGGTGGCGGTGTCTTGCGGGCGCAGGGCGGTGAAGGCCTGGCGCAGGTCGGGCAGGTGGGCGATGAAGGCGGCATCGTCCCAGCCGCGCACCAGGGCGTCCAGCCCGTGCAGCAGGGCGGGTAAGCGCAGCAGCAGCTCGGGGGCGGCTTGCATCACTCCGTTCAAAAACCGCACCGCATCGGCAGGCACGGCACCGGGGCCAAAGCGTTGGCACAGCACGGTATCCAGCTGCGCGTCGTCCCACAGCCCCTCCAGGTACAGCAGGGCCGTGGCAGCGCCGCACACGCCGGGGGCGGTGTCGGGCGCGGTGGCAAAGTGCTGCAGGTGGGGGGTGAGCAGGCTGGCGTCGATCAACGCACGGGCCGGCGCCGCTGTATCAGCGAGCGCATCCAGCGTGTGCAGCATGCGGCCCAGCTCGCGCAGGGCCAGCAGGTGTTGCACGGCTTGCGCCTCGGCATCGGCCGGGCTGTGCTCCAGGTTGGGCAGCAAGAACAGCGCGGCGGGCCACGCGCGGGCCAGCAGGCGGCGCAGTTCGGGGTGCTGTTGCACGCCCAGCGGCTCGCGGGCGCGCCACAGGGTGACGAGGCGGTGGCCGCAGTCGATGACGGAGCCGAGCGAGGCGTCTTCGTGGAGGTGGGTGGAGAGCATGCCCAGCAACTGGGGCAGGCGGTGCTGCAGGCCCACCAGGCAGGCGCGCAGCAGCAGCATGACGGCGGCACTGGCGCTGCGGCCCCGGCCCTCGTCGGCCAGGGCGGCTTCTTCGCGCTGCAGCTTGGCCAGGCAGGCGGCCTCTACGCTAGCGCCGTCGGCGGCAAGAGCAATCAGGCGGGCTTCGACCAGCGGGCTCCAGGCACCGTGCCATTCTTCAAACATCAGGTGTAGCTGAGTGCCTGCCAGAAAGTCCGGACCGTTGACCCAGCGGGCCAGGCAGGTGTCAAGGTAGGCCATGGCCTGAAAGAAGCGGCTGCGCACGCGGTGGGTGGGCTTGCGGTACAGATCCAGCCGCGTGGTGCGGGCGGTGGTGTCGTCCAGCCGCACCCCGGCAGCGCGAGCCAAGCGGCGGGCGTCTTCGATGAGCGGGGGTGAGCCTGCGCTGGGCGGCACCTCACCCATGCGCGTGCCGCTCAGGTAGGCACGCAGGTCTGCCGTAAAGCCGCGTGTGCCTTCGTCGATGGCGCCTTTGACAAAGCACGAGCGAATGGCGTCGAGCAGGTCTTGCCGCCCCGGCCCGGCGTTGCCGCGCAAGTCTGCCAGGCGCTGGGCTTGCAGCGCGGCGGCCTGCACCAGGGCGGTGGAGATCGCGTCGGCCTGGTCTTGCTGGCGGGTTTGCTGGGCGTAGCCGGTGAGCACGTCGAGCGCTACGGCGGTGAAGGGGCTGGGCGTGCTAACGCCATGCTGGGCTTCGACAGGCTCAGCCTGAACGGGTGGGGGTGACCCCTTGGGCCGGGATGCCGACAACGCCGATGCGTCAGCCTCGCTGCTGTTCCACGCTTCCCACACGCGCTGGTAGTAGCCGGGTGAAGGCATGCCAGCGCTGTAGCCGTTCAGCGCATCGAGCTGTTCAAAGCTGTAGCGGATCAACCAGGCGTTAGGGGCAGCGGCTGCGGATGCCTTGGCCGCTCTGGCGGTGGGGATGGCTTTGGCTTTACGGGCCTTGCTGGTGGGCTTGGCATCGGCGTTGGCAGCGCACAGGCGCAGCAGCTCGGGCGTGTGAAAGCCCCCGGTCACCACCACGATGGTGCCCTGCACCTGCGCGCGCCAGCGCTGGATGTGCGCGGCCATGTGGCGCTCGCGGGGCAGGCTCAGCTCGGCCTCGAGCACTTCGGGCTCATAGTCCAGCCGGGCCATGGCGCACCAGTGGAACACGTCGGTGAACAGGCTGCGCCAGTCGTCCCGCTGGGCGGTGCTGCGCAGCTCAAACAAGCGGTCCCACAGGTCGTGGTGGTCGGCGCAGCCAAGCTGGCGGGCCATGGCCGTGAGGTAGCGGCTGTGGGCAAAGTGGCGCTCTTCCATCTGGCTGCGCGCGGCGGTGCCCAGGGTCTCTGCATCGCCTTCTCCGTCCTCGCGCTCCCAGGCCTTGTCTTGCCAGGGCAGGTCGATCAGCGCCACCTGCGCGCCCAGCGCTGCGCCTTCGCGAATGGCGATCCACTCGGGGCTGTAGTCGCAAAAGGGGTAGAAGGAGCTGCTGGTGTCAGTACGGGGAGCCGCGGGATCGGCGTCGGCTCCCGCTTCGGGCGCAGCGTCATCAGTGACATCGGAGGGCGCAGAAGGCCGCTCGCGCACCGCCTGGCACAGCCAGGCCACGGGCGGGCGGGTTTGCGGCTCGCTCATCAGCGGCAGCAGGCTGTTCACATC from Acidovorax sp. DW039 harbors:
- a CDS encoding tripartite tricarboxylate transporter substrate binding protein, producing MGALLAAAATVGMGWSSPALAAYPEKTITLVVPTAAGGGNDAIARVVAQKMSTLLGQQVIVDNKAGANGSIASEFVARATPDGYTILFGYIATHGMNPALQKLRYDPIKSFEPIGMVCTSPTLMVMNPQVPAKSVAELIRLSQSAPDKYNYASAGNGTAPHFSAEMFKLESGAKLAHVPYRGSAPAMTDTMAGQTQVMFPSLFAAYPYVKSGKLRAMAVAGTKRSPLLPQVPTLEELGVKGVDINQWYALFAPAGTPKPLVDQLNKALLASLADKDVAKRIEDHGAQVEGSTPEVLAQTVSKELTKWRGVVQKAQLTPD
- a CDS encoding DUF5682 family protein, producing the protein MSVMPAGTVATPTALPDAVAQQLPQLLGTEGDPARIVFVPVRHHSPACAWALRELLRELRPAAILIEGPDDVNSLLPLMSEPQTRPPVAWLCQAVRERPSAPSDVTDDAAPEAGADADPAAPRTDTSSSFYPFCDYSPEWIAIREGAALGAQVALIDLPWQDKAWEREDGEGDAETLGTAARSQMEERHFAHSRYLTAMARQLGCADHHDLWDRLFELRSTAQRDDWRSLFTDVFHWCAMARLDYEPEVLEAELSLPRERHMAAHIQRWRAQVQGTIVVVTGGFHTPELLRLCAANADAKPTSKARKAKAIPTARAAKASAAAAPNAWLIRYSFEQLDALNGYSAGMPSPGYYQRVWEAWNSSEADASALSASRPKGSPPPVQAEPVEAQHGVSTPSPFTAVALDVLTGYAQQTRQQDQADAISTALVQAAALQAQRLADLRGNAGPGRQDLLDAIRSCFVKGAIDEGTRGFTADLRAYLSGTRMGEVPPSAGSPPLIEDARRLARAAGVRLDDTTARTTRLDLYRKPTHRVRSRFFQAMAYLDTCLARWVNGPDFLAGTQLHLMFEEWHGAWSPLVEARLIALAADGASVEAACLAKLQREEAALADEGRGRSASAAVMLLLRACLVGLQHRLPQLLGMLSTHLHEDASLGSVIDCGHRLVTLWRAREPLGVQQHPELRRLLARAWPAALFLLPNLEHSPADAEAQAVQHLLALRELGRMLHTLDALADTAAPARALIDASLLTPHLQHFATAPDTAPGVCGAATALLYLEGLWDDAQLDTVLCQRFGPGAVPADAVRFLNGVMQAAPELLLRLPALLHGLDALVRGWDDAAFIAHLPDLRQAFTALRPQDTATLAERVVGLHGGDARVAGSLVAMHYETSEADLQAGLALQQALQASLVRDGLGAWAGQ
- a CDS encoding 4-oxalomesaconate tautomerase translates to MSFTLPCVLMRGGTSRGPFFLADWLPKDAAARDKTLIAALGSPHELQIDGLGGGNSLTSKVAIVSRSVHADCDVDYLFAQVSVEEARVDTKPNCGNMLAGVGPFAIEQGLVNASEGPTTKVRVFNVNTGSRIDVQVCTAGGHVRYEGDVQIDGVQGTAAPVLMNFLDAWGAVTGQIFPTGQRIDTIQGLQVTCIDAAQVMVLVRAADLGLQGTETPAQLDANADLLQRLESVRREAGHRMGMGDVSQSVLPKPVIVSPGAELGSIVSRYFTPHRCHRSHAVTGAIGVAAAMVLPGTVASDPRSQPVAGVQRVEVQHPAGRIHVDVELAMEGGQCTLVQAALVRTARKILQGTLYVPDSALLAH
- a CDS encoding methyl-accepting chemotaxis protein translates to MNNLSIGKRLALVLGAILALLVITSALAIAMLQQLGQEVEVMLERNTRTERLAVDWSMNLNAAVQRRAAISKSQDPSLKAYFAEANAQSVRVTGEFQKLIDEQLTSSGDRAALEEVNTRRKTYQTVRDEVTKLKDAGDEAAAARLFDEKFDPAARAYQEAVQKVVNLQRQQLDARGAQVLALRSRTLWLLSISAGVGLVLGAVLAWLLSRSIVGPVRRSHAIAVEIGSMDLRGRPQAGYSRDETGALLQALDRMRAALRNTLLEVRGVVDGVHTASQEIAAGNMDLSARTESTAGSLEETASAMEELTSTVQQSADAATQASQLALTAVDVAQRGGQLMGTVVQTMDRIHSSSGRIADIIGVIDGIAFQTNILALNAAVEAARAGEQGRGFAVVASEVRALAQRSASAAKEIKTLIDASVGEVGTGSTQVKEAGATVAQIVDSIQKVRDIVNEISVATREQSQGIAQINVAINQLDQMTQQNSALVEESAAAAGSLNEQAQRLTRAVSAFQFEDGAREGVARLAHMQ
- a CDS encoding LysR family transcriptional regulator; this translates as MNNKFDLADIQAFAAVAELQSFRAAAEAIHLSQPAFSRRIDKLEEALGVRLLDRTTRKVTLTAVGRDFARKTRAWLDDLDGMLMGLGDVAARRMGEVTIACVPSAVYYFLPQVVKRYHERFPKIRVKVHDASANEVLVAVAQGDADFGLNFIGSQEAEIEFKPVLAERFVAACRRDHVLARRKKVSWAELGQHDFMSVGKTSGNRLLMDLALANVPDRPQCLYEAKHVTTLLGLVEAGLGVAAVPSLAMPGKDHPTLVSVPLVEPVVTRQMGLIKRRGKTLSPAAQQLYDLLVATRSARPRKAAGA
- the mnmA gene encoding tRNA 2-thiouridine(34) synthase MnmA, coding for MTAHTKHRVVVGLSGGVDSAVTAYLLKQQGHEVVGIFMKNWEDDDDSEYCSSNIDFVDAAAVADVIGIEIEHVNFAADYKDRVFAEFLREYQAGRTPNPDVLCNAEIKFKAFLDHAMRLGAEKIATGHYARVRHNPATGLHELLKGLDPSKDQSYFLHRLNQTQLAKTMFPVGELHKTEVRRIAEEIGLPNAKKKDSTGICFIGERPFREFLNRYISHAPGPILDDRGRKLGQHVGLSFYTLGQRQGLGIGGVKEKGAQRGGGAHEPWFVARKDLEKNTLRVVQGHDHPWLLSHRLVAQDVSWCAGHAPAPGAYAAKTRYRQQDVACSLTAAPEGFALDFVDAQWAVTPGQSAVLYDGDVCLGGGVINAVERPVEAAR
- a CDS encoding porin; the encoded protein is MKKTVAACLALVGTCAMAQTSNVTIYGIMDLGVRHATGLTAAHAPAAASTDSVGSGINTTSRWGFRGTEDLGGGMAAVFNLESGLNADVGAPANSSKFFDRASWVGLQSGWGTVALGRQTTLLADAISPVDPLGMRFASFNPNIGVTALSQHGLGIEYGSAGSNSGSYRLDNSIKYTARWGAWTGRAMLGMGEVAGSSSALASRGLGLGYGADGLAVSGAYQTFKDANRRDLDATSLGAAYQWGAWRLSANVGRSKAETAAGKFTVQRVLSAGATWAATSQVDLVASYYKVDRSRTGLADDGYGRWVGFAEYKLSRRTKLYAELDRTQWRRGYQGAANKTNATGVSAGVMHTF